TTTACCACGACCACTTTGGTACCGGCCATTACCGCACTTGCCGGATTGGTACCGTGTGCCGAAGAAGGAATAATTACCACATCGCGCTGGCCCTCGCCTCTGCTTTTGTGGTATTCCTGAATCACCATCAATCCTGCATATTCACCTGCAGCACCTGAGTTGGGTTGTAAGCTGACATCGGCCATTCCGGTAATTTCAGCCAAATCGCGGCGCAGTTCTTCCATCATTTCCTGATAACCGCGAGCCTGGTTTTTCGGAACAAACGGATGTAAACCGTTAAATTCAATCCAACTCATGGGCAGCATTTCAGTAGCAGCATTTAGCTTCATGGTACACGATCCCAGCGAGATCATCGATTGTGTTAGCGAAATATCTTTTTTTGCCAGGCGTTTTATATAACGAACCATTTCTGTTTCCGATCGATACTTATTGAACACCTCTTCAGTCATAAACTCAGATGTTCGTTTAAACGCTGTATCAATTTCAAATCCTTCAGGATATTCCTCAGCTACCTGGAATTTTTTGTTGGCAGCTTTTGCAAACACTTCAATGATCCAGCCAATATCCTGCGGGTTGGTTGTTTCGTCGATACTGATACCTACATCGCCATTTTCGAAGTAGCGGAAGTTCATTTCCAGCTCGTGCGATAACCATTCAATATCTTCGCGCATTACATGTTTTGGCAATGCAAAACGGATGGTATCGAAGAAATTCTTATTGATTTGTGTATAACCCAGTTTTTCAATTTCAATGGCAAGAAATGCGGCAATATTATGAATACGCTCGGCAATTCCGATAATACCTTCCGGGCCATGATAAACACCAAAGAAACCGGCCATAATAGCCAGCAGCGCCTGTGCTGTACAAATATTCGATGTTGCTTTTTCGCGTTTAATGTGTTGCTCGCGGGTTTGCAATGCCATACGAAGTGCCCGGTTACCATGTAAATCTTTGGTTACTCCGATAATACGGCCCGGCATATTTCGTTTAAAAGCTTCGCGGGCTGCAAAAAATGCGGCATGTGGTCCGCCATACCCCATCGGCACACCAAAACGCTGCGAATTACCAAATACAATATCAGCTCCCCACTCTCCCGGAGGAGTTAAAATTGCCAGCGACATTAAATCGGCAGCAACAGCAACTTTTATTTCTTTTTCGTGCGCTTTTTCAACCAACTCTGCATAATCGGTAATTTCTCCGTCTGAGTTCGGATATTGAACGATTACGCCAAATACATTTTCATCAAAATTAAATTCGTCTTTAGGCTGGATCTTCAGTTCGAATCCCAACGGCAGTGCACGGGTTTTTAACACATCGTGCGTTTGCGGCCACATTTTATCATCCACTAAAATGGTATTTACACCAGCCTTTACCATCTTCCGCGATCTCAGATTGGCCATCATTACCATCGCCTCGGCGGCCGCAGTGGCCTCGTCGAGCAACGATGCATTGGCAATATCCATTCCGGTTAAACCACAAACCATAGTCTGGAAGTTTAACAGTGCCTCCAGTCGTCCCTGCGAAATTTCGGCCTGATAAGGCGTGTAAGAAGTATACCACACCGGATTTTCAAGCACATTACGCAAAACCACTGCCGGAGTAATGGTATCGTAATATCCCATTCCGATGTAAGTATTAAATACTTTATTCTTTGATGCCAGCTCGAGAATACGGCGAAAGTACTTTCTTTCCGACAATCCTTCCTTCATTTTTAAAGGCTGTTGCAACCTGATGTTTGAAGGTACTGTTTGTTCCAGTAATTCCTCCATCGACGAAACACCAACAGATTCAAGCATTTCGGCAATTTCTAATCCTCGCGGGCCAATGTGGCGGGTGACAAATCTATCCTGAGACATTCGAAATATTTATTTATAGTGAATTTTTCTGCAAGTATATAAACTCAACAGATTTTAAAACATGATTTTAAACAATTTTAAAGTGTTTAGTTTCAGGTTAAAAACGGATTATTCGATTTTTCAAATCCAAGCGTGGTTTCAGGGCCGTGACCACAGTACACTTTTGTATCGTCAGGCAGCGGAAAAAGTTTTTCTTTAATGTTGGTTATCAAGGTATCAAAATCGCCCCCCGGCAGATCGGTTCGTCCAATGCTGCCATAAAATATTACATCGCCGGCAATTAGCAGGTTGTCGTTTTTACTGTAAAAAACCACATGGCCGGGCGCGTGTCCGGGAACATAAATAACTTCAAAACTTGATTTACTAAATTCAATCGTCTGTCCTTCTTCAATAAATTCATCAATAGGTTTTACCGGCTTCATTTCGAAATTATACATTTTCCCCTGATCAACTGCCCGATCTACCCAAAAAGCATCGTCGGCATGTGCTAAAAACGGAATTTTATATTCATCGCGAATAAAATCAACACCCATTATATGATCGAAATGACAGTGTGTATTGATTATTTTCACCGGTTTCAGCTCGTTTCGTTCGATGTAATATTTTACTTCGTCCTGCTCTTCACCGTAATAAAACCCGGGATCGACAAGTACACATTCTTTTGTTTCTTCGTCGCTGATAACCAGGCTATTCTGGCTCAGTGGGTTTACTACAAACTTTTTAACTTTTATCATTTATCAGAAATTTACGGTTCCTTTTAAGAGAGGAACAAAAACAAAGCCTCCATGTTTTTTCATTTTGAAATCATTTTCGCCGGTACGGACAATTTCGCACATATCCTGATGTTTGTCGCTCCCCACAGGCACAACAAGTTTCCCACCTATTTTCAGCTGCATTTTTAAATCGGGCGGAACCAACGGAGCACCTGCCGTTACCAGTATTTTATCGAAAGGCGCAAAATCGGGCAGTCCTTTATAACCGTCGCCAAAAAAGCAGGCCGGTTTATACCCTATTGATGGCAAAAACTTATGGGTTTTGGTGTACAACTCTTTTTGTCGTTCAATGGTAAAAACCTTTGCTCCCATTTCAACCAAAACGGCTGCCTGGTAACCCGATCCGGTTCCAACTTCCAGGATTTTTTCGCCCTTTTGCACATCAAGCAGCTGCGTTTGAAAACCTACCGTATAGGGTTGCGAAATGGTTTGTCCGGCTCCAATAGGAAATGCCTGGTCTTTGTATGCAAAATTTATAAAACCACTGTCCATAAACAAATGGCGCGGCACATTGCCAATAGCTTCCAAAACCGAAGGATTTCGGATACCCTTTACTTTCAGTCCTTCAACCAAACGCTTGCGCAGGCCTTTATGTCGCGATGTTTCGTTTATCATTTTTTCGTTGCTATAATCACAAAATTAATCGAATATAATTACCAACGACAGTTGCTACACATAATGAATATTAACATTTAACGTTGATAAATTAACACCTGCTCTATTAAAAGATGTTGGGCTGTATCCTATATTTGCATTTAAAACCATTTTAAATAACGCACTATGCTGAATGTTGGATTAATCGGGAACACTGAAATTCTTGAGCCATTTGTAATGGAAATCAAGAAAAACACCCAAATCAATATTATTGGGAAAGCATCTGTTGGATCGAGCGAAGAGCTCACCGGTTTTCATTATTCCATCCCGGAATTTAACCGGGTTGAATTAATTGAACGTGCCGATTTGATTATCATGGACAACTCAATGCCCATGCCTTTTAAGTTTATGCGCGATATTGTAAAAAAATCGAAACACATATTTTGCGTTGAGTATCCCGATCTTACTATCGACGAGTGTACTGAGCTGAATAAGCTCATCAACGAATCGCGCTCTTTGGTACAGGTTACCAATCCGTATTTTTTCTCGTCGGCCATTCAGTGGGCAAACAAAAACATTAAAACGCCGGCTTTTATCGATTATTCCAATTTCGAGCAAAATGTAACAGAAAAGAAATCGCTGTACCCCATGTTGTTAATGCTGTTGAAGATTACCGGCATTTCTCCGAAAAAAATTGGCGCCGTTACTTTCCCGGGATATAACAACTCGAAATTCACAAACGTTCGACTGGAGTTTGGCGACGCTTCAGTGGTTAACCTGAATTTTGGGAAACTGGAATCGCTGAAAAATTTTAAAGTCAGAATTTATTCCGACAACCAGTTTGCAACTTTTAATTTCAGCAAAGAAAAATTCCTTTCCGATAATAAAACTATCGAATTTGATGAAGATTGTATGGTAAGTGAGTTGGATATTTTTATCCAGGCGATAGAAGGAAAGATTAAAAAAATATCGACACTTGATGATTATTTAATTGCCATGCACGTGGCCCAAAAAATCAATAAAAAGATCGCGCAATTTTCTATTCATTAATGCCAACAAAAAACTACTTTTACGGCAACATTTTGCATTGCAAGGCGTTTTACTACTGATTGAAAAAACGACCTGACTTAATCGCTTGTTAATGAATAAATCGCGGCAAACAGCCAAATATTTATTATTCGATTTTTTTGCTGCAGCACTTGCCTGGGCTGCTTTTTTTGTGTACCGAAAAGAAATTATTGAACCCCAGCATTTTAACGGGTGGGATGTTCCGTTTGAACTCACTCCGCAATTCTATTTAGGCTTACTGGTGATTCCTGCATTTTGGATTACCTTTTACTACATTGTTGGTTTTTACAACAACATATATCGTCGGTCACGACTTCTGGAACTGGGACAAACCTTCTTTACATCGGTAGTTGGAGTTGTGATAATTTTCTTTGTATTTTTATTGGACGATTGGATTGGATCGTATAAAAACTACTACAATCTGGTGTTCACGCTGTTCGGATTACATTTTTCGCTCACCTATATTTTCCGCTTGATACTTACCACACAAACCATTCATAAAATACACAAACGCAAGATTGGCTTTAATACGCTAATTATTGGCAGCAACGAAAAGGCACTGAAGGTCTACAACGAGATGTTAAGCCAGGTAAGGCCGGCCGGAAATAAATTTGTTGGTTTTATAGAACTTGATGAGGCCAGCAACTCCGTTTTAGGAGAGCAACTACCTATGCTTGGGCACATAAAGGACATTCTCAACATTCTGGATAAAGAGCAAATTGAAGAAGTTATTCTGGCGCTGGAAACAAGCGAGCACGATAAACTGAGTGAAATACTTACGATTATTGAAAACAGGCAGATCACCATTTGGGGAATCCCCGATTTGTACGATTTGCTATCCGGCACTACAAAAACCAATACTATTTTTGGAAGTCCACTGATAAAAATCAGCAATGGATTAATGCCCGGCTGGGAGGAAAACATGAAACGTTTGTTGGATGTATTGCTCTCCATTATCGCACTTATTCTGTTTTTCCCGGTATTTATTGTACTTGCGTTTATCATTAAAACAACATCAAAAGGGCCAATCATTTACAAACAGCAACGCATAGGACGATACGGAAAACCATTTTACATTTACAAGTTGCGAAGTATGGTTGACGGAGCAGAAAATGGGTCCCCGGCGTTGTCATCGGAGAATGATGCACGGATTACTCCGATCGGCCGTTTTCTTCGTAAAACACACCTCGATGAGATTCCCCAGTTTTTTAATGTAATAACGGGAACCATGTCGTTGGTGGGGCCGCGTCCCGAGCGCGAATACTACATTAAACAAATTATAAAACGGGCACCGCATTACACCCACTTACACAAATTGCGTCCGGGAATAACATCGTGGGGGCAGGTAAAATGTGGCTATGCATCGAATATTGATGAAATGCTGGAACGCTTAACCTACGACATGATGTACTTGAAAAACATTTCCTTGTACATAGACTTTAAGATCATGATTTACACCATCATGGTTAGCGTTAAAGGCAATGGAAAGTAAAACTTTTCAGTCGCAGTTACCAGTCTCAGTACCCAACATCAAGTATCCAGTATCCGTTATTCAGTTAAGCATTTCTGCATTGAAGCATTCTCGCATGAAAGCATTCTATCATTCAAAATTCCGCATCGCGCTCCACCAGGGCTACTCTGAGTTTGTATTTTTTATACCACTTTTCC
This is a stretch of genomic DNA from uncultured Draconibacterium sp.. It encodes these proteins:
- a CDS encoding sugar transferase; translated protein: MNKSRQTAKYLLFDFFAAALAWAAFFVYRKEIIEPQHFNGWDVPFELTPQFYLGLLVIPAFWITFYYIVGFYNNIYRRSRLLELGQTFFTSVVGVVIIFFVFLLDDWIGSYKNYYNLVFTLFGLHFSLTYIFRLILTTQTIHKIHKRKIGFNTLIIGSNEKALKVYNEMLSQVRPAGNKFVGFIELDEASNSVLGEQLPMLGHIKDILNILDKEQIEEVILALETSEHDKLSEILTIIENRQITIWGIPDLYDLLSGTTKTNTIFGSPLIKISNGLMPGWEENMKRLLDVLLSIIALILFFPVFIVLAFIIKTTSKGPIIYKQQRIGRYGKPFYIYKLRSMVDGAENGSPALSSENDARITPIGRFLRKTHLDEIPQFFNVITGTMSLVGPRPEREYYIKQIIKRAPHYTHLHKLRPGITSWGQVKCGYASNIDEMLERLTYDMMYLKNISLYIDFKIMIYTIMVSVKGNGK
- a CDS encoding protein-L-isoaspartate(D-aspartate) O-methyltransferase; this encodes MINETSRHKGLRKRLVEGLKVKGIRNPSVLEAIGNVPRHLFMDSGFINFAYKDQAFPIGAGQTISQPYTVGFQTQLLDVQKGEKILEVGTGSGYQAAVLVEMGAKVFTIERQKELYTKTHKFLPSIGYKPACFFGDGYKGLPDFAPFDKILVTAGAPLVPPDLKMQLKIGGKLVVPVGSDKHQDMCEIVRTGENDFKMKKHGGFVFVPLLKGTVNF
- a CDS encoding MBL fold metallo-hydrolase — its product is MIKVKKFVVNPLSQNSLVISDEETKECVLVDPGFYYGEEQDEVKYYIERNELKPVKIINTHCHFDHIMGVDFIRDEYKIPFLAHADDAFWVDRAVDQGKMYNFEMKPVKPIDEFIEEGQTIEFSKSSFEVIYVPGHAPGHVVFYSKNDNLLIAGDVIFYGSIGRTDLPGGDFDTLITNIKEKLFPLPDDTKVYCGHGPETTLGFEKSNNPFLT
- the gcvP gene encoding aminomethyl-transferring glycine dehydrogenase, which gives rise to MSQDRFVTRHIGPRGLEIAEMLESVGVSSMEELLEQTVPSNIRLQQPLKMKEGLSERKYFRRILELASKNKVFNTYIGMGYYDTITPAVVLRNVLENPVWYTSYTPYQAEISQGRLEALLNFQTMVCGLTGMDIANASLLDEATAAAEAMVMMANLRSRKMVKAGVNTILVDDKMWPQTHDVLKTRALPLGFELKIQPKDEFNFDENVFGVIVQYPNSDGEITDYAELVEKAHEKEIKVAVAADLMSLAILTPPGEWGADIVFGNSQRFGVPMGYGGPHAAFFAAREAFKRNMPGRIIGVTKDLHGNRALRMALQTREQHIKREKATSNICTAQALLAIMAGFFGVYHGPEGIIGIAERIHNIAAFLAIEIEKLGYTQINKNFFDTIRFALPKHVMREDIEWLSHELEMNFRYFENGDVGISIDETTNPQDIGWIIEVFAKAANKKFQVAEEYPEGFEIDTAFKRTSEFMTEEVFNKYRSETEMVRYIKRLAKKDISLTQSMISLGSCTMKLNAATEMLPMSWIEFNGLHPFVPKNQARGYQEMMEELRRDLAEITGMADVSLQPNSGAAGEYAGLMVIQEYHKSRGEGQRDVVIIPSSAHGTNPASAVMAGTKVVVVKCDDKGNVDMDDLRAKAEQHKDRLSAFMVTYPSTHGVFEASIIEMCEVIHENGGQVYMDGANMNAQVGLTNPRMIGADVCHLNLHKTFAIPHGGGGPGVGPIGVASHLVEFLPSHPIMNNGHVGITAVSAAPWGSASVLPITYGYIKMMGAEGLTEATKIAILNANYIATALKDNYGILYTGENGRVAHELILECRHLKASAGITEEDIAKRLMDYGFHAPTLSFPVHGTLMIEPTESESKDELDRFISALNSIFEEVKEVENGVADKADNVLKNAPHTAQSVCADEWTHAYGREKAAYPLDWVRENKYWVPVGRVDSAWGDRNLICTCGSPEEYEAFAD